Proteins encoded within one genomic window of Amycolatopsis sp. 2-15:
- a CDS encoding pyridoxamine 5'-phosphate oxidase family protein gives MDAPTATRPHMPGYGITPAPAGLLPWRWADERLRTSHDYWLATVTPAGLPHLMPVWAVWTGEVLWVSSSLRSVKARNVAAGSAVSVATEDPEEPVVLSGPAELVADADEIRAFLDAMNAKYDTAYGIDFLDPAVNASVRVRPETVFALREKDFTTSPTRWEFTP, from the coding sequence ATGGACGCACCGACCGCGACCAGGCCGCACATGCCTGGCTACGGCATCACGCCCGCTCCGGCCGGGCTGCTGCCGTGGCGCTGGGCCGACGAGCGGCTGCGCACCTCCCACGACTATTGGCTCGCCACCGTCACCCCTGCGGGCCTGCCCCACCTCATGCCCGTGTGGGCGGTGTGGACCGGCGAGGTGCTGTGGGTCTCCTCGTCGCTGCGCTCGGTGAAGGCCCGCAACGTCGCTGCCGGCTCGGCCGTGTCCGTCGCCACGGAGGACCCCGAGGAGCCCGTGGTGCTGAGCGGTCCGGCCGAGCTCGTCGCTGACGCGGACGAGATCCGGGCGTTCCTCGACGCGATGAACGCCAAGTACGACACGGCGTACGGGATCGACTTCCTCGACCCGGCCGTGAACGCGTCCGTGCGGGTGCGGCCCGAGACGGTGTTCGCCTTGCGGGAGAAGGACTTCACGACATCGCCGACGCGCTGGGAGTTCACGCCGTGA
- a CDS encoding HD domain-containing protein, with protein sequence MTAWGAAVAHVGGDEDVAGEAWRDLEARYGEPHRHYHDLAHATAVAGDGAQLAAEAGLGAGECAAVELAAWAHDVVYDAVPGEDERASAGWLRHWLTRAGAGAQHVARAESLVLATAAHEAPEDDEAATALLDADLAILGADPAAYAEYAAAVRREYAKYDDAAWAAGRAAVLENLLARPLLYRSETARARWETAARRNLAAELTRWREHAGDHR encoded by the coding sequence GTGACGGCTTGGGGTGCCGCGGTCGCGCACGTGGGCGGCGACGAGGACGTGGCCGGCGAAGCCTGGCGCGACCTCGAAGCACGCTACGGCGAACCACACCGCCACTACCACGACCTCGCCCACGCCACGGCCGTCGCGGGCGACGGTGCGCAACTCGCCGCCGAAGCCGGCCTCGGCGCGGGCGAGTGCGCCGCCGTCGAACTGGCCGCGTGGGCGCACGACGTGGTCTACGACGCCGTGCCTGGTGAGGACGAACGCGCGAGCGCCGGCTGGCTGCGCCACTGGCTCACCCGGGCGGGGGCCGGGGCACAGCACGTCGCTCGCGCCGAGTCCCTCGTGCTCGCCACCGCGGCCCACGAAGCTCCGGAAGACGACGAAGCGGCCACCGCCCTGCTCGACGCCGACCTCGCGATCCTGGGCGCGGACCCCGCGGCCTACGCCGAGTACGCCGCCGCCGTCCGCCGCGAGTACGCGAAGTACGACGACGCGGCGTGGGCCGCCGGCCGCGCGGCCGTGCTCGAGAACCTGCTGGCCCGGCCGCTGCTGTACCGCAGCGAAACCGCGCGGGCACGCTGGGAGACGGCCGCGCGGCGCAACCTGGCGGCCGAGCTGACCCGCTGGCGGGAGCACGCCGGCGATCACCGATGA
- a CDS encoding sugar ABC transporter permease: MTETPAKPAKPDSANAIADFGIDTTSMSTGEAIKDYFARLKDGQLGSVPAVLGVIVLAILFSSLSSDFFTLRNIANLLAQGAGQTIIAMGIVFVLLLGEIDLSAGTASGVAASLMALHYVRNGNLLGSMGGGVFVTFIAVLAIAVILALLQRIWAGAAVSLIGIIVILIGAPQNAWLEMVIAITTGTAIGCITGFLVSKIGMPSFVVTLALFIVWQGVILQFIGEGGTLPISTSDTLNAVANGNLSVLGSWIMFIAAAGGYALIALGQHFTRLKRGLVVQPTPIVLFKVGVVVVISAVATYLLTINRSSSQLVVIDGVPYVVPIVLVLLFAGTYVLNRTRYGRHLYAVGGNQEAARRAGINVAKLRTSVFVISSTFAAIGAIVYSSKIGSVNPQSGGLNTLLFAVGAAVIGGTSLFGGKGRIIDAVIGGAVLAIVNNGLGLLQQTAAVVNIVTGLVLLLAATVDALSRRRAAASAR; the protein is encoded by the coding sequence ATGACTGAGACCCCTGCCAAGCCCGCCAAGCCGGACTCGGCGAACGCGATCGCCGACTTCGGCATCGACACCACGTCGATGTCGACCGGCGAGGCGATCAAGGACTACTTCGCGCGGCTCAAGGACGGCCAGCTCGGCTCCGTTCCCGCCGTGCTCGGCGTGATCGTGCTGGCGATCCTGTTCAGCTCGCTCTCGAGTGACTTCTTCACCCTGCGCAACATCGCGAACCTGCTCGCGCAGGGCGCGGGCCAGACGATCATCGCGATGGGCATCGTCTTCGTGCTGCTGCTCGGCGAGATCGACCTGTCGGCCGGTACCGCTTCCGGTGTGGCCGCCTCTCTGATGGCGCTGCACTACGTGCGCAACGGCAACCTGCTCGGCTCGATGGGCGGCGGCGTGTTCGTCACGTTCATCGCGGTGCTCGCGATCGCCGTGATCCTCGCCCTGCTGCAGCGGATTTGGGCCGGGGCCGCGGTCTCGCTCATCGGCATCATCGTGATCCTGATCGGAGCTCCGCAGAACGCGTGGCTCGAGATGGTCATCGCGATCACCACGGGTACCGCGATCGGCTGCATCACCGGTTTCCTCGTCTCGAAGATCGGCATGCCGTCGTTCGTCGTGACCCTGGCCCTGTTCATCGTGTGGCAGGGCGTGATCCTGCAGTTCATCGGTGAGGGCGGCACGCTGCCGATCAGCACGAGCGACACCCTCAACGCGGTGGCCAACGGCAACCTGTCGGTGCTGGGCAGCTGGATCATGTTCATCGCCGCCGCCGGTGGTTACGCGCTCATCGCGCTGGGGCAGCACTTCACCCGGCTCAAACGCGGCCTCGTGGTGCAGCCGACGCCGATCGTGCTGTTCAAAGTCGGCGTGGTGGTGGTCATCTCCGCCGTCGCCACGTACCTGCTGACGATCAACCGCTCGTCCAGCCAACTCGTGGTGATCGACGGTGTTCCGTACGTGGTCCCGATCGTGCTGGTGCTGCTGTTCGCGGGCACCTACGTGCTCAACCGCACGCGTTACGGCCGGCACCTCTACGCCGTCGGTGGCAACCAGGAAGCGGCCCGCCGCGCCGGTATCAACGTGGCGAAGCTGCGCACCAGCGTGTTCGTGATCAGCTCGACCTTCGCGGCGATCGGCGCGATCGTGTACTCGTCGAAGATCGGCTCGGTCAACCCGCAGTCCGGTGGTCTCAACACACTGCTGTTCGCGGTGGGCGCGGCGGTCATCGGCGGTACGTCGCTGTTCGGCGGCAAGGGCCGGATCATCGACGCGGTCATCGGTGGTGCCGTGCTGGCCATCGTGAACAACGGCCTCGGTCTGCTCCAGCAGACGGCGGCCGTGGTCAACATCGTGACCGGTCTCGTCCTGCTGCTCGCGGCCACCGTCGACGCGC
- a CDS encoding DEAD/DEAH box helicase, giving the protein MSETTTQGVLGAPPAERDSTARPLRAWQRRALTKYLSSKPKDFLAVATPGAGKTVFGLRIAAELLSDRTIEAVTIVTPTEHLKHQWAASAAAAGIPIDSNFRNTTGVTSPDYLGVAVTYAQVAAHPTLHRVRTENRKTLVILDEVHHGGDAKSWGDAVREAFTPARRRLALTGTPFRSDDSAIPFVTYEPDAGGFQRSKADHSYGYADALADGVVRPVVFLAYSGEASWRTSAGEEFTARLGEPLTAEQNARAWRTALDPAGEWIPAVLQAADTRLSQVRQSVPDAGGLVIATDQESARAYAKILQRISGEMPTLVLSDDPKASGRIKEFSETNERWIVAVRMVSEGVDVPRLAVGVYATSASTPLFFAQAIGRYVRARKKGETASVFLPSVPVLLELASELEAQRDHVLGKPHREKDGWDDELLAQANRTEDEPGEEEKAFTSLGASAELDQVIYDGNSFGTAVFSGSDEEQEYLGLPGLLEPDQVRALLRKRQEEQISDEKRRKPEAEKAAPAPARPQSVSERLGSLRKELNALVGVYHHRTKKAHGAIHNELRRVCGGPPTAMATVEQLEERIVTLRSW; this is encoded by the coding sequence TTGTCCGAGACGACGACGCAGGGGGTCCTCGGGGCACCACCCGCCGAGCGGGACAGCACCGCGCGACCGCTGCGCGCGTGGCAGCGCCGGGCGCTCACGAAGTACCTCTCGAGCAAGCCGAAGGACTTCCTCGCGGTCGCGACGCCGGGCGCCGGCAAGACCGTGTTCGGTCTCCGCATCGCCGCCGAACTGCTGTCGGACCGCACGATCGAGGCGGTCACGATCGTCACGCCGACCGAGCACCTCAAGCACCAGTGGGCGGCCTCGGCCGCGGCGGCCGGGATCCCGATCGACTCGAACTTCCGCAACACCACGGGTGTCACGTCGCCGGACTACCTCGGCGTCGCCGTCACCTACGCGCAGGTCGCCGCGCACCCGACGCTGCACCGCGTGCGCACCGAGAACCGCAAGACGCTGGTCATCCTCGACGAGGTGCACCACGGCGGCGACGCGAAATCGTGGGGCGACGCGGTGCGCGAGGCGTTCACCCCCGCCCGCCGGCGCCTGGCGCTGACCGGGACCCCGTTCCGCAGCGACGACTCCGCCATCCCGTTCGTCACCTACGAGCCCGACGCGGGCGGCTTCCAGCGCAGCAAGGCCGATCATTCGTACGGCTACGCCGACGCGCTGGCCGACGGCGTGGTCCGGCCCGTGGTCTTCCTCGCCTACTCCGGCGAGGCCTCCTGGCGCACGAGCGCGGGGGAGGAGTTCACCGCGCGGCTGGGCGAGCCGCTCACGGCCGAGCAGAACGCCCGCGCGTGGCGCACCGCGCTGGACCCGGCGGGCGAGTGGATCCCCGCGGTGCTGCAGGCGGCCGACACGCGGCTGTCGCAGGTCCGCCAAAGCGTGCCGGACGCGGGCGGTCTGGTGATCGCGACGGACCAGGAGTCGGCGCGCGCGTACGCGAAGATCCTGCAGCGCATCTCCGGCGAGATGCCCACGCTCGTGCTCTCGGACGACCCGAAGGCCTCGGGCCGCATCAAGGAGTTCTCGGAGACCAACGAGCGCTGGATAGTGGCCGTTCGCATGGTCTCCGAAGGCGTCGACGTGCCGCGCCTGGCGGTCGGCGTCTACGCCACCAGCGCGTCGACCCCGCTGTTCTTCGCCCAGGCCATCGGCCGCTACGTGCGGGCCCGCAAGAAGGGCGAGACGGCAAGCGTCTTCCTGCCCAGCGTGCCCGTGCTGCTGGAGCTCGCGAGCGAGCTGGAAGCGCAGCGCGACCACGTGCTCGGCAAGCCCCACCGCGAGAAGGACGGCTGGGACGACGAGCTGCTCGCCCAGGCCAACCGCACGGAGGACGAACCGGGCGAAGAGGAGAAGGCGTTCACCTCGCTCGGCGCGTCGGCCGAGCTCGATCAGGTGATTTACGACGGTAACTCGTTCGGGACCGCCGTCTTCTCCGGCTCCGACGAGGAGCAGGAGTACCTCGGACTGCCGGGGCTGCTCGAACCGGACCAGGTCCGCGCCCTGCTGCGCAAGCGGCAGGAGGAGCAGATCTCCGACGAGAAGCGCCGCAAGCCGGAGGCCGAGAAGGCCGCTCCGGCGCCCGCGCGGCCCCAGTCCGTGAGCGAGCGCCTCGGCTCGCTGCGCAAGGAGCTCAACGCGCTGGTCGGCGTCTACCACCACCGCACGAAGAAGGCCCACGGCGCTATCCACAACGAGCTACGCAGGGTGTGCGGCGGCCCGCCGACCGCCATGGCGACCGTGGAACAGCTCGAAGAGCGGATCGTCACGCTGCGTTCCTGGTGA
- a CDS encoding DUF3099 domain-containing protein gives MNEPARGSDPRPAPVLITEAEPSYDDQLAARKKKYIIMMVCRIPCLILAGLTYHTWWLAVTFLVISVPLPWIAVLIANDRPPRKTQNVNRYEREAKQIENSEHRVIDG, from the coding sequence GTGAACGAGCCCGCCCGAGGTTCCGATCCCCGCCCGGCCCCGGTGCTGATCACCGAGGCAGAGCCGTCCTACGACGATCAGCTGGCCGCGCGGAAGAAGAAGTACATCATCATGATGGTGTGCCGCATTCCGTGCCTGATCCTGGCCGGGCTGACCTACCACACGTGGTGGCTCGCAGTCACGTTCCTCGTGATCTCCGTGCCGCTGCCGTGGATCGCGGTGCTGATCGCCAACGACCGGCCGCCGCGCAAGACGCAGAACGTCAACCGCTACGAGCGGGAGGCGAAGCAGATCGAGAACAGCGAACACCGGGTGATCGACGGCTGA
- a CDS encoding ATP-binding cassette domain-containing protein, producing the protein MSEPILDIKGLNKSFGPVHVLYDVDFAVRAGEVTALVGDNGAGKSTMVKCIAGIYPSDTGTVTFNGKQAHISSPKDAAELGIEVVYQDLALADNLDIVQNMFLGRERGSQWLLDEASMEKAARETLASLSVRTVKSVRTPVSALSGGQRQTVAIAKSVLWNSKVVILDEPTAALGVAQTRQVLDLVRRLAEQGLGVVLISHNMADVFEVADRIDVLYLGRLVAEVQTKDVTTNQVVELITSGRSGDLGLARPEHVVL; encoded by the coding sequence ATGAGCGAGCCCATTCTCGACATCAAAGGTCTGAACAAGAGCTTCGGCCCGGTCCACGTCCTCTACGACGTGGACTTCGCCGTGCGTGCGGGCGAAGTCACCGCGCTCGTCGGCGACAACGGCGCCGGCAAGTCGACGATGGTCAAGTGCATCGCCGGCATCTACCCGTCCGACACGGGCACGGTGACCTTCAACGGCAAGCAGGCCCACATCAGCAGCCCGAAGGACGCGGCCGAGCTCGGCATCGAGGTCGTGTACCAGGACCTCGCGCTGGCCGACAATCTCGACATCGTGCAGAACATGTTCCTCGGCCGCGAGCGCGGCAGCCAGTGGCTGCTCGACGAGGCCAGCATGGAGAAGGCCGCGCGCGAAACGCTGGCCTCCCTGTCGGTGCGCACCGTGAAGTCGGTGCGCACGCCCGTCTCAGCGCTTTCCGGTGGACAGCGCCAGACCGTGGCCATCGCCAAGTCGGTGCTGTGGAACAGCAAGGTCGTGATCCTCGACGAGCCGACCGCCGCCCTCGGTGTCGCGCAGACCCGTCAGGTCCTCGACCTGGTCCGCCGCCTCGCCGAGCAGGGCCTCGGTGTGGTGCTGATCAGCCACAACATGGCCGACGTGTTCGAGGTCGCCGACCGCATCGACGTGCTGTACCTGGGCCGTCTGGTGGCCGAGGTGCAGACCAAGGACGTGACGACCAACCAGGTGGTCGAGCTGATCACCTCCGGCCGGTCCGGTGACCTCGGCCTGGCCCGCCCCGAACACGTCGTGCTGTGA
- a CDS encoding sugar ABC transporter substrate-binding protein has product MRSRTLTLLAATVSAGLVLTACGANSNSGGTGDSSASGSASAPAGGGANGKVGVILPETATSARWEAFDKPMLQAALSAQGFTADIQNAQGDNQKFSTLADGFISQGVKVLIIAPSDPAVGAAIEAKAKTAGIPVIDYDRPSLGGSADYYVSFDNEKVGELQAQGLADALKDKKGAAVVQIEGAPTDNNATLFGDGHDKVLKPLYQSGALTLVQKQPINDWDPQVGGTTFEQIFTRVGGKVDGVVAANDELAGAVITVLKKNGLNGKVPVTGQDATAAGLQAILRGDQLLTIFKPIKEEADNTAKLAAALAKGDKAAADAIATGTLHDPKNNRDLKSVLLNPTLIEVNDIKTVIQQGYVKASDVCTGDLAAKCTAAGIS; this is encoded by the coding sequence ATGCGCAGCAGAACCCTTACCCTCCTTGCCGCCACGGTGAGCGCCGGCCTGGTGCTGACCGCGTGCGGTGCCAACTCGAACTCCGGGGGCACGGGGGACAGCTCCGCCTCCGGCTCGGCCTCCGCCCCCGCCGGCGGCGGCGCCAACGGCAAGGTCGGCGTGATCCTGCCCGAGACCGCCACCTCCGCCCGGTGGGAGGCGTTCGACAAGCCGATGCTCCAGGCCGCTCTGTCGGCCCAGGGCTTCACCGCCGACATCCAGAACGCCCAGGGTGACAACCAGAAGTTCTCGACCCTGGCCGACGGCTTCATCAGCCAGGGCGTGAAGGTCCTGATCATCGCCCCGTCCGACCCGGCCGTCGGTGCCGCGATCGAGGCCAAGGCGAAGACCGCCGGCATCCCGGTCATCGACTACGACCGCCCGAGCCTCGGCGGTTCGGCCGACTACTACGTCTCGTTCGACAACGAGAAGGTCGGCGAGCTGCAGGCCCAGGGCTTGGCGGACGCGCTGAAGGACAAGAAGGGTGCCGCGGTCGTCCAGATCGAGGGCGCCCCGACGGACAACAACGCGACGCTGTTCGGCGACGGGCACGACAAGGTCCTCAAGCCGCTGTACCAGTCGGGCGCGCTGACGCTGGTCCAGAAGCAGCCGATCAACGACTGGGACCCGCAGGTCGGTGGCACGACCTTCGAGCAGATCTTCACCCGCGTCGGCGGCAAGGTCGACGGCGTCGTCGCGGCGAACGACGAGCTCGCGGGCGCGGTCATCACCGTGCTGAAGAAGAACGGCCTCAACGGCAAGGTCCCGGTGACCGGCCAGGACGCCACCGCGGCCGGCCTGCAGGCCATCCTGCGCGGCGACCAGCTGCTGACGATCTTCAAGCCGATCAAGGAAGAGGCCGACAACACCGCGAAGCTGGCCGCCGCGCTGGCCAAGGGTGACAAGGCCGCGGCCGACGCCATCGCCACGGGCACGCTGCACGACCCGAAGAACAACCGCGACCTGAAGTCGGTTCTGCTCAACCCGACCCTGATCGAGGTCAACGACATCAAGACGGTCATCCAGCAGGGCTACGTCAAGGCCTCGGACGTCTGCACCGGCGACCTCGCCGCCAAGTGCACCGCGGCCGGCATCAGCTGA
- a CDS encoding pseudouridine-5'-phosphate glycosidase, producing MTTQLFLHEEVASALRDGHPVVALESTILSHGLPHPRNLDVAHRLEQVVRDGGAVPATIAVLDGRPVIGLSPAELERVCAPGAGLDKLSLRDLGPAVGLGRSGATTVAGTSALAAAAGIGVFATGGLGGVHLGAAQSWDVSADLGVLAKVPTVVVCSGVKSVLDIAATLEVLETNSVPVLGYRTDEFPAFYLRSSGHRVGWRVNDAKEAAAVIAAHRAYADSGVLLTNPIPEESEMDRELHDRLLADGLAKLHDGGVHGSDVTPVLLEHFHTASGGVSIDANEALVLNNAKLATEVAVALAVRA from the coding sequence GTGACCACACAACTCTTCCTCCACGAGGAGGTCGCCTCGGCGTTGCGTGACGGCCACCCCGTCGTCGCCCTCGAGAGCACCATCCTGTCGCACGGGCTGCCCCACCCCCGCAACCTCGACGTCGCCCACCGCCTGGAGCAGGTCGTGCGCGACGGCGGTGCCGTGCCGGCCACGATCGCCGTGCTCGACGGGCGTCCGGTGATCGGCCTGTCGCCCGCGGAGCTGGAGCGCGTGTGCGCACCCGGCGCCGGGCTGGACAAGCTGTCGCTGCGCGACCTCGGCCCGGCTGTCGGCCTCGGCCGCTCCGGCGCGACCACCGTGGCGGGCACGTCGGCGCTGGCCGCCGCGGCCGGGATCGGCGTCTTCGCCACCGGCGGGCTCGGCGGGGTGCACCTGGGCGCGGCGCAGAGCTGGGACGTGTCGGCGGACCTCGGTGTGCTCGCGAAGGTGCCAACGGTCGTGGTGTGCTCCGGCGTGAAGTCGGTGCTCGACATCGCCGCGACGCTGGAAGTGCTGGAGACCAACTCCGTGCCGGTGCTGGGCTACCGCACCGACGAGTTCCCCGCGTTCTACCTCCGCTCGTCGGGCCACCGGGTCGGCTGGCGCGTGAACGACGCGAAGGAAGCCGCCGCCGTGATCGCCGCGCACCGCGCGTACGCGGATTCCGGTGTGCTGCTGACGAACCCGATCCCGGAAGAGTCCGAAATGGACCGTGAACTCCACGATCGGCTGCTGGCCGACGGGCTCGCGAAGCTGCACGACGGCGGCGTGCACGGCTCCGACGTAACACCTGTGCTGCTGGAGCACTTCCACACCGCGAGCGGCGGCGTGAGCATCGACGCCAACGAGGCTCTGGTGCTCAACAACGCGAAGCTCGCCACCGAGGTCGCCGTCGCACTGGCGGTGCGGGCGTGA
- a CDS encoding YihY/virulence factor BrkB family protein, translating into MGEVRPDAEAATATKTARKGPWRLITRTFAKAWDGNIFSEAAEAAFWQTLSLPPLLLGLLGSLGFIGEWFGQGVVTAVHDRIITFCRTIFSTNAVQEIIEPTVNSILTVGKGEIVSVGFVISLWAGSSAMSSFVDAITVAHDQYGVRNEVWQRIFALLLYLCGLVILVVGLPLLAIGPDLLPEFFPVAWRDTVSAWVGTLYYPVLGVMIVLALTTLYKLALPRRLPWHRGLPGAVLAMLVFLVSSIGLRIYLNWITKTGYTYGALAAPIAFLLLMFFIGLAVVFGAYFNSAIQELWPAKATRRQRRKWRRLEMERANERMRAEEGRKLWDRTTIPLRRPKRAADAEPEEPHEEAVPEEDAAGELPDRSEHGPVRKLP; encoded by the coding sequence ATGGGTGAGGTGAGACCGGACGCCGAGGCGGCGACGGCGACGAAGACGGCGCGCAAAGGGCCGTGGCGCCTCATCACGCGCACCTTCGCCAAGGCGTGGGACGGCAACATCTTCTCCGAGGCGGCCGAAGCCGCGTTCTGGCAGACGCTCTCGCTCCCGCCCCTGCTGCTCGGGCTGCTGGGCAGCCTCGGCTTCATCGGCGAGTGGTTCGGCCAGGGTGTCGTCACGGCCGTGCACGACCGCATCATCACGTTCTGCCGCACCATCTTCAGCACCAACGCGGTGCAGGAGATCATCGAGCCGACGGTGAACAGCATCCTCACGGTCGGCAAGGGCGAGATCGTGTCGGTGGGTTTCGTCATCTCGCTGTGGGCGGGCTCGTCGGCGATGTCGTCGTTCGTCGACGCCATCACCGTGGCCCACGACCAGTACGGCGTGCGCAACGAGGTGTGGCAACGGATCTTCGCGTTGCTGCTGTACCTGTGCGGGCTCGTGATCCTCGTGGTCGGGCTGCCGCTGCTGGCGATCGGGCCGGACCTGCTGCCGGAGTTCTTCCCCGTTGCCTGGCGCGACACGGTGTCGGCGTGGGTCGGCACGCTCTACTACCCCGTGCTGGGCGTGATGATCGTGCTGGCGCTGACCACGCTGTACAAGCTGGCGCTGCCGCGGCGGCTGCCCTGGCACCGCGGCCTGCCGGGCGCGGTGCTCGCGATGCTCGTGTTCCTGGTCTCCAGCATCGGGTTGCGCATCTACCTCAACTGGATCACCAAGACCGGCTACACCTACGGCGCGCTCGCCGCGCCGATCGCGTTCCTGTTGCTGATGTTCTTCATCGGCCTGGCCGTGGTCTTCGGCGCCTACTTCAACAGCGCGATCCAGGAACTGTGGCCCGCCAAGGCGACCCGGCGCCAGCGCCGCAAGTGGCGCCGGCTGGAGATGGAGCGGGCCAACGAGCGCATGCGGGCCGAGGAGGGGCGCAAACTCTGGGACCGCACGACGATCCCGTTGCGGCGCCCCAAACGCGCCGCGGACGCCGAACCCGAAGAGCCGCACGAAGAAGCGGTTCCGGAGGAGGATGCAGCGGGCGAGCTGCCCGACCGGTCCGAACACGGCCCCGTGCGCAAGCTGCCGTGA
- a CDS encoding carbohydrate kinase family protein: MTGIVVVGDAGLDVVARHDEPLPHGGDARAQIRFTGGGAGANTALWLRSLGADTTLVARIGDDSGGRLIKAELEATGVRCAFAVDPEAATCCVVVMVDAEGQRSMLADRGANKRFRPEDVTPEALAGASHLHLSGYVLLDPSSRPAGLAALAAAKEAGLTTSVDPQAAAHIHDPAAFLDDVRGTDLLMPNTEELVALTGSADPLSAKELLGTVGAVVVTAGLGGAAWVDAQGVTTVPAVEAECVDSTGAGDAFDAGVLTTWLAGQSTVDVLRAGTRLGALAVSRLGPQPG, translated from the coding sequence GTGACCGGCATCGTGGTGGTCGGCGACGCCGGCCTCGACGTGGTCGCCCGCCACGACGAACCGCTCCCCCACGGCGGCGACGCCCGCGCGCAGATCCGCTTCACCGGCGGCGGCGCGGGCGCGAACACCGCGCTGTGGCTACGTTCTCTGGGCGCGGACACCACGCTGGTGGCCCGCATCGGCGACGACTCCGGCGGCCGGCTGATCAAGGCCGAGCTGGAGGCGACGGGGGTGCGCTGCGCGTTCGCGGTCGACCCCGAGGCGGCCACATGCTGCGTCGTCGTGATGGTGGACGCCGAAGGACAGCGCAGCATGCTCGCCGATCGCGGTGCGAACAAGCGGTTCCGGCCCGAGGATGTGACCCCCGAGGCGCTCGCCGGTGCGAGCCACCTGCACCTGTCGGGCTACGTGCTGCTCGACCCGTCGTCGCGGCCCGCGGGGCTCGCGGCGCTGGCCGCGGCGAAGGAAGCCGGGCTGACCACGTCAGTCGACCCGCAGGCGGCGGCGCATATCCACGACCCGGCGGCGTTCCTCGACGACGTGCGCGGCACCGACCTGCTCATGCCCAACACCGAGGAACTGGTGGCGCTCACGGGTTCGGCCGATCCGCTGTCGGCCAAGGAACTGCTCGGCACCGTCGGCGCGGTCGTGGTGACGGCGGGCCTCGGCGGCGCCGCGTGGGTCGACGCCCAGGGCGTGACCACCGTGCCCGCGGTCGAGGCCGAGTGCGTGGACTCCACGGGCGCCGGCGACGCGTTCGATGCCGGCGTGCTCACCACGTGGCTCGCCGGGCAGTCCACTGTGGACGTCCTGCGCGCGGGGACGCGGCTGGGCGCGCTGGCCGTGAGCCGCCTCGGACCCCAGCCCGGGTGA
- a CDS encoding DUF3039 domain-containing protein → MSTETLTKPETDSTESTDDDSPKMFHYVRKNKIAESAVMGTHVVALCGEVFPVTKSPKPGSPVCPACKEIYDGLRPGKDE, encoded by the coding sequence GTGAGCACCGAGACGCTGACGAAGCCGGAGACCGACAGCACCGAGTCGACCGACGACGACTCCCCGAAGATGTTCCACTACGTGCGCAAGAACAAGATCGCCGAGAGCGCGGTCATGGGCACGCACGTGGTGGCGCTCTGCGGTGAGGTCTTCCCGGTCACGAAGTCGCCCAAGCCGGGTTCCCCGGTCTGCCCGGCCTGCAAGGAGATCTACGACGGCCTTCGCCCCGGCAAGGACGAGTAG